Proteins from a genomic interval of Pseudophryne corroboree isolate aPseCor3 chromosome 4, aPseCor3.hap2, whole genome shotgun sequence:
- the LOC134909778 gene encoding troponin C, slow skeletal and cardiac muscles-like, with translation MDDIYKAAVEQLTEEQKNEFRAAFDIFVQGAEDGCISTKELGKVMRMLGQSPTPEELQEMIDEVDEDGSGTVDFDEFLVMMVRCMKDDSKGKSEEELADLFRMFDKNADGYIDLEELKNMLEATGETITDDDLEELMRDGDKNNDDRIDYDEFLEFMKGVE, from the exons GTTGAGCAACTTACAGAGGAGCAGAAAAATG AATTCAGAGCAGCCTTTGACATCTTTGTTCAAGGCGCAGAAGATGGATGCATCAGTACAAAGGAGCTGGGGAAAGTAATGAGAATGCTTGGCCAGAGCCCAACCCCTGAGGAGCTACAGGAGATGATAGATGAGGTGGATGAAGATG GTAGTGGAACTGTAGACTTTGATGAGTTCTTGGTTATGATGGTCCGGTGTATGAAAGATGACAGCAAAGGAAAATCAGAAGAGGAATTAGCAGACCTTTTCCGCATGTTTGACAA GAATGCAGATGGATATATTGACCTAGAGGAGCTGAAAAACATGTTAGAAGCAACTGGTGAAACAATCACAGATGATGATCTTGAGGAACTCATGAGAGATGGGGATAAAAATAATGATGACAGAATTGATTATGATG AATTCCTGGAGTTTATGAAAGGTGTGGAATAA